In Zhaonella formicivorans, one DNA window encodes the following:
- a CDS encoding radical SAM/SPASM domain-containing protein → MSYVSKYNLVLENRVRAGEYLLYNPLSGAVDLADASEIRALEDIVSGSEPEREFIEYLRSRGYVFDSKEEEDELIAFKYKEFQEAMAQSPVQLFLIPTYGCNLACTYCFQEGIKKKKALIDSATIEAFFTSVDKKFGSAPVKPFVTLFGGEPLIDTPNHREAIRQIIAGCNERGYELAVVTNGYDLKEYLDLLGQAAIKEIQVTLDGDRETHDARRFTKGREGTFDKILESLSGAVERGFPINLRTVVDKSNLMGLVKLAELLDAKGWLDLPQERFKTQIGRNYELIDANCSEGLLSQLELWQNVVKLSENYPLLRKFHQPQFKGMKYLVLTGETSLPSFDTCPACKGEWVYDLYGDIYGCTASCGREEYKLGTFYPAEQLDMKQVEQWTGRNVLQMEECRDCPTSLICGGGCGVVAKEKNGIILSPDCRPIKELLELGMEYYREELLKLG, encoded by the coding sequence GTGAGTTATGTTAGTAAATATAATCTGGTTCTGGAGAATAGGGTAAGAGCAGGGGAATACTTGCTCTACAATCCGCTTTCCGGCGCTGTAGATTTGGCTGATGCTTCGGAAATAAGGGCCTTGGAGGACATTGTAAGTGGCAGTGAACCGGAAAGGGAATTTATAGAATACCTCAGGTCCAGAGGTTATGTATTCGATTCCAAAGAAGAAGAAGATGAGCTTATAGCTTTCAAATATAAAGAGTTTCAGGAGGCCATGGCTCAGTCGCCGGTACAGCTGTTTCTGATACCGACTTATGGCTGTAATTTGGCTTGCACTTACTGCTTCCAGGAAGGTATTAAAAAGAAAAAAGCGCTGATTGATTCCGCAACTATTGAAGCTTTTTTCACCAGTGTGGATAAAAAGTTTGGTTCGGCTCCGGTTAAGCCATTCGTTACATTGTTTGGTGGCGAGCCATTAATTGATACTCCCAACCACCGGGAGGCAATAAGGCAAATCATTGCCGGCTGCAATGAACGGGGATATGAACTGGCTGTGGTCACTAACGGGTATGATCTTAAAGAATATCTGGATCTGCTTGGTCAGGCGGCAATCAAGGAAATTCAAGTTACTTTGGACGGTGACCGCGAAACCCATGATGCCAGGAGGTTTACTAAGGGCCGAGAAGGAACTTTTGACAAAATCTTGGAAAGTCTGTCAGGAGCTGTAGAGCGGGGTTTTCCGATTAATTTGCGCACTGTGGTAGACAAATCCAACCTGATGGGACTGGTCAAATTGGCTGAACTATTGGATGCTAAGGGTTGGCTTGATTTACCCCAGGAGAGGTTTAAGACCCAAATCGGGAGAAACTATGAACTGATTGATGCTAACTGTTCCGAGGGACTGCTTTCCCAGCTGGAGCTTTGGCAAAATGTTGTTAAGTTGAGCGAAAATTACCCGCTTTTGCGCAAATTTCACCAGCCGCAGTTTAAAGGCATGAAATATCTGGTATTAACAGGCGAAACTTCTCTGCCCAGCTTTGACACCTGTCCGGCATGCAAGGGAGAGTGGGTTTACGACTTGTACGGAGATATATACGGTTGTACCGCCAGCTGTGGCCGGGAAGAATATAAGTTGGGTACCTTTTATCCTGCAGAGCAGCTGGACATGAAGCAGGTTGAGCAGTGGACCGGCCGGAATGTGCTGCAGATGGAAGAGTGCCGTGATTGCCCGACCAGCCTGATCTGCGGTGGCGGCTGCGGTGTGGTGGCCAAAGAGAAGAATGGCATAATCTTGAGCCCTGACTGTCGGCCTATCAAGGAATTGCTGGAACTGGGCATGGAGTATTATCGGGAAGAACTTCTCAAGTTAGGATAG
- a CDS encoding methyltransferase domain-containing protein, translated as MVSEQAIREAIIARYTAEAGLEGCLSCGTVLNDALVKSGETVLDLGCGKGYDVINAARLTGEEGKVYGLDLTPAMLEAARANARKESVANVEFIQAALEEIPLPDASIDLVISNCTINHSLNKLQAYREIYRVLKPGGRFVISDVMAEEPLPPEVVQDPQAWAECYGGALPAAAYYDLIKMAGFLHIYTLKSRSYLKNGHKMTSRTLHAFKPGE; from the coding sequence ATGGTGTCAGAACAGGCAATCAGAGAAGCAATTATTGCCAGGTATACCGCGGAAGCGGGGCTTGAGGGTTGCTTAAGCTGCGGCACAGTTTTAAATGATGCTCTGGTCAAGTCTGGGGAGACAGTGCTGGACCTGGGGTGCGGTAAAGGGTATGATGTGATCAATGCGGCCCGGTTAACCGGTGAGGAAGGAAAAGTATACGGCTTGGATTTAACCCCAGCCATGCTGGAGGCAGCCAGAGCAAATGCCCGGAAAGAGTCGGTAGCGAATGTGGAATTTATCCAGGCGGCTCTGGAGGAAATTCCTTTGCCGGACGCAAGCATTGACTTAGTCATCAGCAACTGTACCATTAACCACAGTTTAAATAAGCTTCAAGCCTATCGGGAAATTTACCGGGTTTTAAAGCCAGGGGGGAGATTTGTGATTTCCGATGTAATGGCGGAAGAGCCCCTTCCTCCGGAAGTAGTGCAAGATCCCCAAGCCTGGGCGGAATGTTACGGCGGCGCTTTACCGGCAGCAGCATACTATGATCTAATTAAAATGGCAGGTTTTCTACATATTTATACCTTAAAAAGCAGATCCTATCTAAAAAACGGGCATAAAATGACAAGCCGTACGTTGCATGCATTTAAGCCGGGAGAGTAG
- a CDS encoding AAA family ATPase: MQITLPWLKEALKGAGYICGDDIVMAVYLALHLEKPLLVTGAPGVGKTELAKVLSAIFQTELIRLQCYEGLDENKALYEWNYQKQLLAIQLAKEHGLAGGKEQDLFSEDYLLPRPLLKALLAPKKPVLLIDEVDKTDEEFEAFLFEVLSDFQVSIPELGTLQAKQVPIVVLTSNGERELSDGLKRRCIFLYMDYPEVEKEVAIIRAKVSGIEARLALEIAKAVNRIRSLELEKKPSIAETLDWAKALLLLGAGGLTPELVDKTCNLLLKEKADLDTFLTQLGPEELCSMARERGLA; the protein is encoded by the coding sequence ATGCAAATTACGTTGCCGTGGTTAAAAGAAGCATTGAAAGGGGCAGGATATATTTGCGGAGACGATATTGTAATGGCTGTGTACCTGGCGCTCCATTTGGAAAAGCCGCTCCTAGTTACCGGCGCCCCTGGTGTGGGTAAAACGGAACTGGCTAAGGTCTTAAGCGCCATTTTCCAGACGGAATTAATCAGGCTGCAGTGTTACGAAGGGCTTGATGAAAACAAGGCGCTCTACGAATGGAATTATCAAAAGCAGCTTTTGGCTATTCAACTGGCAAAGGAGCATGGATTGGCCGGAGGGAAGGAGCAAGATTTGTTCTCGGAGGACTACCTTTTACCCAGGCCCCTTTTAAAAGCTCTGCTGGCCCCTAAAAAACCGGTACTTTTAATCGATGAAGTTGATAAAACCGATGAAGAGTTTGAGGCCTTTCTGTTTGAGGTGCTTTCCGATTTTCAGGTTTCTATCCCTGAGCTAGGCACTCTGCAAGCCAAACAGGTTCCCATAGTGGTATTGACCAGCAACGGGGAAAGGGAGCTTTCCGATGGCCTCAAAAGACGCTGCATTTTTTTATATATGGATTACCCCGAGGTGGAAAAAGAGGTGGCCATTATCCGGGCCAAGGTGTCCGGTATTGAAGCGCGCTTGGCATTGGAAATTGCTAAAGCGGTCAACCGGATTAGGAGTTTGGAGCTGGAAAAAAAGCCTTCCATCGCGGAAACTCTGGATTGGGCCAAAGCATTGCTGCTTTTGGGTGCGGGGGGTTTAACGCCTGAGCTGGTGGACAAAACCTGCAATTTGCTTTTAAAAGAAAAAGCTGATTTGGATACTTTTTTGACCCAATTGGGTCCCGAAGAGCTTTGCAGCATGGCACGGGAGCGGGGGCTAGCTTAA
- the trxA gene encoding thioredoxin — MSIVKVTDSNFKTEVLESEKPVLVDFWAEWCGPCRMVAPVVEAVAQEYGDRLKVAKLNVDENPLTASQYGIMSIPSLFIFKDGEIANRMVGYMPKEKLKQSIDQTI; from the coding sequence ATGAGCATTGTAAAAGTAACTGACAGCAATTTTAAAACAGAGGTACTGGAATCCGAAAAGCCTGTATTAGTTGACTTTTGGGCTGAGTGGTGCGGTCCTTGCCGGATGGTGGCCCCTGTAGTGGAGGCAGTGGCCCAGGAGTACGGAGATAGGCTGAAAGTCGCCAAATTAAATGTGGATGAAAACCCGCTTACCGCCAGCCAGTATGGAATTATGAGCATTCCCTCCTTGTTCATCTTCAAGGACGGCGAAATTGCCAACCGCATGGTAGGGTATATGCCAAAAGAGAAGCTGAAGCAGTCCATCGATCAAACGATATAA
- a CDS encoding vWA domain-containing protein — translation MEQGQQKGLLENLLRFVLVLRGLGLKVSAAEVADALEALLLVNFADQSEVYQALRYTLVKEQRGEKLFKQAFEDYFAALGEVSEQGKGNAELSFQDQPLNLTREEQAVYSRLTREQRQGLQEFLARSSEGKNVSPRFLPVIEGLVKGQLDYYRRHMGEVLPVEFTGDEKLDSILLNISQQLPEYEELLSRDMGLFSQDDLTRVKRVINKLTRKLSHGFNRRKRQSNRAGMLDLRNSIRHSIQHGGTIFKIKYRQKRQRKPDLMLLCDISGSMERYSSFVLQFCYCLNRVFQKMDTFVFAEKLALGGPGLKNSETMEKELQLAKQECGRGTNVGRSLQELQQNFHRFLGKNRVIVVVSDAKTMESQLAAAELKKLAGKAKDIIWLNPLAKSEWERYNAVKMLRKYCRMEECSTLAQLDSAMRKALI, via the coding sequence ATGGAACAGGGTCAGCAAAAAGGTTTGTTGGAAAATCTTTTAAGGTTCGTCTTGGTCCTTAGGGGGCTGGGTTTAAAAGTTAGTGCTGCGGAAGTGGCGGACGCCCTGGAGGCATTGCTGCTGGTCAATTTTGCCGACCAAAGTGAGGTGTATCAAGCCCTGCGTTATACCTTGGTCAAGGAGCAGCGGGGGGAAAAGCTTTTTAAACAAGCTTTTGAGGATTACTTTGCTGCTTTGGGTGAGGTTTCTGAACAAGGGAAAGGTAATGCGGAATTGTCTTTTCAAGATCAGCCGTTGAACTTAACCCGGGAAGAGCAGGCTGTGTACAGCCGGCTGACCCGGGAACAGCGGCAGGGTTTACAGGAGTTTTTAGCCCGGAGTTCGGAAGGCAAAAATGTCTCTCCCCGTTTTTTGCCGGTGATTGAAGGGCTGGTCAAGGGACAGCTTGACTATTACAGACGGCATATGGGGGAAGTTCTTCCAGTAGAGTTTACCGGCGACGAGAAGCTGGACAGCATACTTCTTAATATCAGCCAACAATTACCGGAATACGAGGAACTGTTAAGCAGGGACATGGGCTTATTTTCCCAGGATGATTTGACCAGGGTAAAAAGGGTTATTAACAAATTAACCCGTAAGCTCTCCCACGGCTTTAACCGCAGGAAGCGGCAGTCCAACCGGGCCGGGATGCTGGATCTGCGCAACAGCATCCGCCATAGCATTCAACATGGCGGCACTATATTTAAAATCAAATATCGCCAAAAAAGACAACGCAAACCCGATTTAATGCTTTTATGTGATATCTCCGGCTCCATGGAAAGGTATAGCTCTTTTGTACTGCAGTTCTGCTACTGCTTAAACCGTGTATTCCAAAAAATGGACACTTTTGTTTTTGCCGAAAAGCTGGCTTTGGGAGGTCCAGGGCTGAAAAACAGCGAAACCATGGAAAAAGAATTGCAGTTGGCCAAACAGGAATGCGGTCGAGGTACCAACGTGGGCCGGAGTTTACAGGAACTGCAGCAAAACTTTCACAGGTTTTTGGGCAAAAATAGAGTGATCGTGGTAGTCAGCGATGCCAAAACTATGGAATCTCAGTTGGCCGCAGCAGAGCTTAAAAAGTTGGCCGGCAAGGCCAAGGACATCATTTGGCTGAATCCATTGGCAAAAAGCGAATGGGAGCGGTACAACGCTGTTAAAATGCTGCGCAAGTACTGCCGCATGGAGGAATGCAGCACCTTGGCCCAGTTAGACAGCGCCATGCGCAAAGCATTAATTTAG
- the trxB gene encoding thioredoxin-disulfide reductase, whose amino-acid sequence MSDLISYISAADFQQEVLESSLPVAVDFYSEDCPPCAQLAPIYEKLAQKYGSKMKFVKILRQANRELALQLGVKSSPTVLFFQNGKEIGSRFTGYIKKAELRQAVEKILGIDETNRDMTVEECDVLILGGGPAGLTAGIYTGRAKLKTIIVDEGLAGGQAATTYHIANYPGTGEVVRGNELMAKMAEQARSFGVRIEELKEVSEVDLNGPVKRIQTEDVVYYAKSVIIATGAEPRKLPAEGEDLFRGRGVHYCATCDGIMYEGKHVVVVGGGNSAVEEAVYLTRFADKITIIHEFDHFQASKTAQEEAFKNPKIDIIWGAHVKKVLGEGHLQGVVYQDLASGEMHELAADGVFVYIGTQPRTGLFKEQLDLNQYGYIKTDEEMQTAIPGVFAAGDVRVKGVRQVITACGDGCIAALSAEKYLAQ is encoded by the coding sequence ATGAGTGATTTAATCAGTTATATTAGTGCTGCAGATTTTCAACAAGAGGTTTTAGAATCAAGCTTGCCGGTGGCAGTTGATTTTTACTCGGAGGATTGCCCTCCTTGCGCCCAGCTGGCGCCCATTTATGAAAAACTGGCCCAAAAATACGGCAGCAAGATGAAATTTGTAAAGATCTTGCGCCAGGCTAACCGGGAACTGGCATTGCAATTAGGTGTAAAGAGCAGCCCGACAGTTTTGTTTTTCCAGAACGGTAAGGAGATCGGCAGCCGGTTTACCGGCTATATCAAGAAAGCGGAATTACGGCAAGCTGTGGAAAAGATCCTGGGGATCGATGAAACAAACAGGGATATGACAGTGGAAGAGTGTGATGTCTTGATCCTGGGTGGAGGTCCGGCCGGATTAACTGCCGGTATTTATACAGGCAGGGCTAAGCTTAAGACCATCATTGTTGACGAAGGTCTGGCAGGAGGTCAGGCGGCAACTACCTACCATATTGCCAATTACCCCGGCACCGGTGAGGTTGTGCGCGGCAATGAGCTGATGGCCAAAATGGCTGAACAGGCCAGGAGTTTTGGAGTACGGATTGAAGAGTTGAAAGAAGTCTCGGAAGTTGATTTAAATGGCCCGGTGAAAAGGATTCAGACTGAAGACGTAGTATATTATGCTAAGAGCGTGATTATCGCTACCGGGGCAGAACCAAGGAAGCTGCCGGCGGAAGGGGAAGACCTATTCAGGGGTCGGGGTGTCCACTACTGCGCCACCTGCGACGGGATCATGTACGAAGGGAAACACGTGGTTGTGGTAGGCGGTGGCAACAGCGCTGTGGAAGAAGCGGTCTACCTAACCCGCTTTGCCGACAAAATTACCATTATTCATGAATTTGATCACTTCCAGGCTTCCAAAACGGCTCAGGAAGAAGCTTTTAAGAACCCGAAAATCGATATAATCTGGGGGGCCCATGTTAAAAAAGTTCTGGGAGAAGGCCACTTGCAAGGCGTTGTCTATCAGGACCTGGCCAGCGGAGAGATGCATGAGCTGGCAGCAGACGGTGTTTTTGTTTACATCGGTACTCAGCCCCGCACCGGCTTGTTTAAAGAACAACTAGATTTGAACCAATATGGGTATATTAAAACTGATGAAGAAATGCAGACAGCTATTCCAGGTGTGTTTGCGGCCGGCGATGTCCGGGTTAAAGGAGTACGGCAGGTAATAACCGCCTGCGGAGATGGCTGCATAGCCGCCCTCAGCGCGGAAAAATATTTAGCACAATGA
- a CDS encoding glycoside hydrolase family 57 protein → MSFLAKGYMALVLHAHLPYVRHPEKEGYLEERWLYEAITETYLPLLHVLERLSEEGVPYRLTISFSPTLLSMLTDEFLQDKYQKHLEMCLELAEREVARTKHEPHFHNLAKMYQELLQKASNTYLERYKRNILQGFKKLQDNGNLEIITCAGTHGYFPLLNLQPQVITAQVKLAMQTYRQHFGKVPQGIWLPECGYAPGIDDILAKEGLGYFFVDSHGLLFATPRPRYGIYMPVRCPSGTAVFGRDVESSVQVWSASEGYPGDYDYREFYRDIGYDLDYEYIKDYIHPDGIRIDTGFKYYRITGKGDWKEPYKPEWAREKAAIHAGNFMFNRQKQLEFLACHMEHDPIVVSPYDAELFGHWWFEGPLWLDFLLRKVAYDQETFRLATPSDYLAEHPKLQPSTPCLSSWGNNGYNEVWLEGSNDWIYRHLHRAGEKMVQLADTFIQPDPVQKRALNQAARELLLAQSSDWAFIMKTGTMVDYAKKRTVEHIGRFNRLYESLQRGEIDRAWLRKIELKDNIFPEMDYRVYRSHQAEVGSLQPSAI, encoded by the coding sequence ATGAGTTTTTTGGCTAAAGGCTACATGGCATTGGTTTTACATGCCCACTTACCCTATGTACGTCACCCGGAAAAAGAAGGATACCTGGAGGAGCGATGGCTGTATGAGGCTATCACCGAAACATATCTGCCCCTGCTCCATGTCTTGGAAAGGTTAAGTGAGGAAGGAGTACCTTACCGCTTAACCATTTCCTTCAGCCCAACTCTGCTGTCTATGCTAACCGATGAATTTCTGCAAGATAAATATCAAAAGCATTTAGAGATGTGCCTGGAATTAGCGGAGCGGGAAGTGGCCCGTACAAAACACGAGCCTCATTTTCATAATCTGGCCAAAATGTACCAAGAACTCTTGCAAAAAGCAAGCAATACTTATTTAGAACGCTATAAACGCAATATCTTGCAAGGCTTTAAGAAATTGCAGGATAACGGTAATTTGGAAATCATCACCTGTGCCGGTACTCATGGATATTTCCCCTTATTAAACCTTCAGCCCCAAGTCATTACAGCCCAGGTAAAACTAGCCATGCAAACATACCGGCAGCATTTTGGCAAAGTTCCGCAAGGAATCTGGTTGCCGGAATGCGGTTATGCCCCTGGCATAGATGATATTTTAGCCAAAGAAGGATTAGGCTATTTCTTTGTAGATTCCCATGGTTTGCTTTTTGCAACACCTCGTCCCCGTTATGGCATTTACATGCCCGTTCGCTGTCCATCCGGAACAGCAGTTTTTGGCAGGGATGTGGAATCATCGGTGCAGGTTTGGAGCGCCTCGGAAGGCTATCCCGGTGACTACGATTACCGCGAGTTCTACAGGGATATAGGCTATGATTTAGATTATGAGTACATTAAAGATTATATTCACCCAGACGGAATTCGCATCGACACAGGTTTTAAATATTACCGGATTACAGGCAAGGGGGATTGGAAAGAGCCTTACAAACCGGAATGGGCGCGGGAAAAAGCAGCCATTCACGCCGGCAACTTCATGTTCAACCGGCAAAAACAGCTGGAATTCCTGGCCTGCCACATGGAGCATGATCCTATTGTTGTTTCGCCTTACGATGCCGAACTTTTCGGCCACTGGTGGTTTGAGGGACCCCTATGGCTTGATTTCCTGTTACGGAAGGTGGCCTACGATCAGGAAACCTTCCGGCTTGCTACGCCTTCGGACTACCTGGCTGAGCACCCGAAACTTCAGCCCTCCACCCCCTGCCTTTCCAGTTGGGGCAATAACGGGTATAACGAAGTCTGGCTGGAAGGCTCCAACGACTGGATCTACCGCCACCTGCATCGGGCAGGTGAAAAAATGGTCCAGCTAGCTGATACGTTTATACAACCCGATCCTGTACAGAAACGGGCTCTAAACCAGGCTGCCCGGGAACTGCTGCTCGCCCAAAGCAGTGATTGGGCCTTCATCATGAAAACCGGCACGATGGTTGACTATGCCAAAAAGCGTACCGTAGAGCATATCGGGCGGTTTAACAGGCTTTATGAAAGCCTGCAGCGGGGAGAAATCGACAGGGCTTGGCTGAGAAAAATTGAATTAAAGGATAACATCTTTCCGGAAATGGACTATCGGGTTTACCGCTCTCACCAGGCGGAAGTGGGTAGCTTACAGCCATCAGCTATTTAG
- a CDS encoding DUF4912 domain-containing protein: MLTLLTFIIILLFVVVASFTIYSIRNQAQPVIQKKPLLGTQGHGYADTEFAEEIDFHRSKEESDFTWDEPDYFLPTLYGESKAVLLVKDPYWIYAYWDIGEEAKKEFVETTKDPEVWSKSSPVLRVYNVTNEPLHRAPYFDIPIHDEAANWYIKVGKPKNSFIVEVGRTFEGSFYPLVRSNQVSTPADGVSEIIDPEWPPHEIVWQSLHSALGPSVWPSGSTQMEQKH, from the coding sequence ATGCTGACTTTATTAACCTTCATAATTATCCTGCTGTTCGTGGTTGTTGCAAGTTTCACCATCTACAGCATTCGCAACCAAGCTCAACCGGTCATCCAAAAAAAACCTTTGCTCGGCACTCAAGGCCATGGTTATGCCGATACCGAATTTGCCGAGGAAATTGATTTTCACCGGAGCAAAGAGGAAAGTGATTTTACTTGGGATGAACCGGATTATTTTTTGCCGACTTTGTATGGAGAAAGCAAAGCGGTGCTGTTAGTAAAGGATCCTTATTGGATTTACGCCTACTGGGATATCGGCGAGGAAGCTAAAAAGGAATTCGTTGAAACAACTAAAGACCCTGAGGTTTGGTCTAAATCCAGTCCTGTGCTCAGGGTATATAACGTGACCAATGAGCCACTCCACCGGGCGCCTTATTTCGATATCCCAATCCATGATGAAGCTGCCAACTGGTACATTAAAGTAGGAAAACCTAAAAACAGCTTTATAGTCGAGGTAGGTAGAACATTTGAGGGTAGTTTTTACCCCCTGGTTCGCTCCAACCAGGTTTCCACGCCAGCAGATGGAGTATCGGAAATCATCGACCCTGAATGGCCGCCGCATGAAATTGTCTGGCAGAGTTTACACTCTGCCTTGGGCCCTTCGGTTTGGCCCTCCGGTTCAACTCAAATGGAGCAGAAACATTAG